The Pseudanabaena galeata CCNP1313 genome includes a region encoding these proteins:
- a CDS encoding CHAT domain-containing protein, with product MRSAMNGLQVLFVAFSLQILQALPAIAQVQIVPANDGTGTVVLPNGDRIDIKGGTTSGNGANVFHSFQGFNVQTGQTANFVVSPQVQNVLGGVTGGDPSLINGTIQVTGSNANLYLLNPAGFIFGNNAQLNVNGSFTASTARTAWFGDRHLDIYNPSYSNLSGNITGLEFDPNNPAVIVNSGNLSVNDGKSVTLAAPTVVNTGTVSAPNGSVSIVAVPDGRLRLNVGVEGLNFEFPQPKDAQGNPLPVKALDLPSLLTTGKLDSNTGVSLNSQGQAQLTNSQTVIPNTAGTAIVSGTVSVSSPVANPSQVTSKIQILGDLVGLVGANLDASGVNGGGSVFIGGDFQGKGIIPNALMTFVSANSTIKADALQSGNGGRVIVWADNATRFFGNISARGGAISGDGGFVEVSGKQNLVFDGKVDLNAVIGKGGTLLLDPTNIYIGNDVVDSIAVPVPLEIFESNFNGDDITISQTTIELLDGNFNLILEASNNIRIGDNGLTSGNLISRAIDAQTPAKPTLTLQTGTGDVIFRAGANFILDSNSVLQAGGRNITITAPNISTGTIVARSLANEGDGGNVELNSTGNIAVNGDSIDVISFGNTSDANSGSIKINAGGEVTIAGLLRAFSQSKNGGDVSVKATGDITFSCTAFVFAKCGVESFPESSLDAVSNSVERSAGNITIISTNGSVALLNNVILDAGSDSASVPVNSTDKRSSGTVIISAQGDITTGLGGITSDIGFNNGESASNISLTSFQGKITAYNITANSVSGKGGNVTFSAPNGISVNSVITGGSDSASSGGNITFNGKVVLLGDATISTGIVSSGNVTFTSTIDGARNLTITASTGTVNFLGNVGSTTALTGFITAAQNTNINGSISTANSDINLNSLATFTAPSTLNAGTGTIALNGGLAAGSNAISLIADQINLAAPFSGTGTLTLRPSSVGRNIVLGGTDLTAFNLTSAALSIITNVKLAIGDTSVGSLSVTAPITFNTSANLIASVINLNADITTTGQALTLTGNTRLNTNIAINSNNGNISTNGTVNSLTGNNFGLTLNAGNGNINLNGALGTSDRLSTISFNASNIGLSGGINTVNSLQISNPITITGNSTLSTLNGDINIGAPINIQAGTAANLTINAATGNVTTQDINLASAVGAGNSLTLLTPQGIVTTGNLNVDGTSGGNINIQARTAITTGTLSAVGLSGNGGNIFLDPDSDIFIGPANAQGFGGVGGTVDLTSNRFVRISGTFVDQNGLVASVSTAGTEGDGVIIIRHDGGIRFEPFNVFSSLINGTDGVLTTGAGNTIFTPRSFPGPYTQGNIQIITAPNFTIFLATQPLKEPPRVQWVDEGDRSPFPPEEFYTRQFAEFFKESISDYQSPKAMTLTEVQETLRRVQSETGVNPALLYVTFMPDRMDERKKDRNSQDVCYNPPSKPNAISPSLTDLEITKLPDSCDILELTLVTANGKPTYKTVKVGSQFIRRRDIESEADEHRRSVARYAEGDSLYEYEQSSQKLHKWLIQPLSNHLEKQEIKNLTFVLPNSLRKIPIAAIQKSRNQYLVQNYSVGLMPSLSLTDTRVSRVNNYNLRFLGSSIFSKESGLSNLPNVKKEASNVANIWNTIPILDSEFTEESLRNSSDFGIVHIATHAKFETKTGKGRIHFFDSFISLDRIREFNWKNVSMLVLSACETTQGNEESELGFSGAAVRANIKSVIGSLWKLDDSVAPEFMEKFYQELKNNPAIIKAEAFRRTQVYMFSDTKQFKFQHPKFWSTFTIIGNPW from the coding sequence ATGCGCTCAGCTATGAATGGGCTTCAAGTTTTATTTGTTGCATTTTCTTTACAAATCTTGCAAGCTTTACCTGCGATCGCACAAGTGCAGATTGTGCCTGCGAATGACGGGACTGGGACAGTAGTTTTACCAAATGGTGATCGCATTGATATTAAGGGTGGAACTACGTCAGGCAATGGCGCAAACGTATTTCATAGTTTCCAAGGCTTTAATGTCCAGACAGGTCAAACGGCTAACTTTGTAGTTTCACCGCAGGTGCAGAATGTACTTGGGGGTGTGACTGGGGGTGATCCTTCGCTGATTAATGGCACTATTCAGGTTACAGGCTCCAATGCGAATTTATATTTGTTAAATCCTGCGGGATTCATTTTTGGTAATAATGCTCAACTAAATGTTAATGGCAGCTTTACGGCTTCGACTGCGAGAACTGCTTGGTTTGGCGATCGCCATCTGGATATTTATAATCCAAGTTACAGCAACTTGTCAGGGAATATAACTGGTTTAGAGTTCGATCCTAACAATCCTGCGGTGATCGTTAATTCTGGGAATCTCAGTGTTAATGATGGCAAGTCAGTAACTTTAGCAGCACCAACTGTTGTAAATACGGGAACAGTGTCTGCGCCTAATGGTTCAGTGAGCATTGTGGCTGTGCCTGATGGTCGGTTGCGGCTGAATGTTGGGGTGGAAGGACTAAATTTTGAGTTTCCGCAACCCAAGGATGCTCAGGGTAATCCTTTGCCAGTTAAGGCTTTGGATCTACCAAGTCTATTAACTACTGGTAAGTTGGATAGTAATACGGGTGTATCACTGAATAGTCAGGGACAAGCGCAATTAACCAATTCACAGACGGTGATTCCGAATACGGCGGGAACTGCGATCGTGAGTGGAACTGTGTCGGTTTCGTCGCCTGTGGCTAATCCTTCTCAAGTTACTTCCAAGATTCAGATATTAGGCGATCTCGTTGGTTTAGTGGGTGCAAATCTCGATGCTTCGGGTGTGAATGGTGGTGGTTCGGTATTTATTGGTGGGGATTTTCAGGGTAAGGGAATTATTCCAAATGCGTTGATGACTTTTGTGAGTGCAAATTCAACTATTAAGGCTGATGCGTTGCAGTCTGGGAATGGGGGCAGGGTAATTGTATGGGCAGATAATGCGACAAGATTTTTTGGGAATATTAGTGCGCGTGGAGGAGCGATTTCTGGTGATGGTGGTTTTGTTGAGGTTTCTGGTAAACAGAATCTTGTTTTTGATGGAAAAGTAGATCTTAATGCTGTGATCGGAAAAGGTGGAACATTATTACTCGATCCCACCAATATCTATATTGGGAATGACGTAGTAGATTCAATAGCTGTGCCAGTTCCTCTTGAAATTTTTGAATCTAATTTTAATGGAGACGATATAACTATTAGTCAAACAACGATTGAATTGCTGGATGGGAATTTCAATCTTATTCTTGAAGCAAGCAATAATATTAGAATTGGGGATAATGGTCTTACAAGTGGAAATCTAATTTCAAGAGCTATAGATGCTCAAACACCTGCAAAGCCAACACTTACGCTGCAAACTGGAACTGGAGATGTAATCTTTAGGGCAGGAGCAAATTTTATATTGGACTCAAATAGTGTTCTTCAGGCTGGAGGTAGAAATATTACAATTACAGCACCTAACATTAGTACTGGCACTATTGTTGCTCGTAGTTTGGCAAATGAAGGCGATGGAGGGAATGTCGAGCTAAATTCTACGGGTAACATTGCAGTAAACGGCGACTCAATCGATGTTATTTCTTTTGGTAATACTTCAGACGCAAATTCAGGAAGTATTAAGATCAATGCTGGTGGGGAGGTAACTATTGCAGGACTCTTACGTGCTTTTTCCCAATCTAAAAACGGCGGCGACGTTTCTGTAAAAGCAACTGGGGACATTACATTTAGCTGCACAGCTTTTGTTTTTGCTAAATGCGGTGTAGAGTCTTTTCCCGAAAGCAGTTTAGATGCTGTAAGTAATTCAGTTGAACGTAGTGCTGGCAATATAACTATAATTAGTACTAATGGTTCTGTAGCTCTTCTTAACAATGTAATATTAGATGCGGGAAGTGATAGTGCAAGTGTTCCTGTCAATAGTACTGATAAACGATCTTCAGGTACGGTGATAATATCCGCTCAAGGGGATATTACAACTGGCTTAGGTGGAATTACATCTGATATTGGTTTTAACAATGGAGAATCAGCTAGTAATATTAGTCTCACAAGCTTTCAGGGTAAAATCACAGCTTATAACATAACTGCTAATTCTGTTTCTGGCAAAGGTGGTAACGTTACTTTTAGCGCTCCTAATGGAATTAGTGTGAATAGCGTTATCACGGGTGGATCTGACTCTGCTTCCAGTGGAGGTAATATTACTTTTAATGGCAAAGTTGTTCTACTAGGAGATGCAACCATTAGCACAGGAATAGTTTCCAGTGGAAATGTTACCTTTACGAGTACCATTGATGGTGCGAGGAATCTTACTATAACTGCCAGTACAGGCACTGTTAATTTTCTAGGAAATGTTGGTAGTACAACGGCTCTAACGGGATTCATAACCGCAGCCCAAAACACAAATATTAATGGAAGTATCTCAACAGCTAATAGCGATATTAATTTGAATTCCTTAGCAACTTTCACAGCGCCATCAACTCTCAACGCAGGCACTGGTACTATCGCACTCAATGGTGGACTTGCCGCAGGAAGTAATGCTATATCTCTGATTGCTGACCAGATTAACTTAGCAGCACCGTTTAGTGGAACTGGTACACTCACCCTAAGACCTAGCTCAGTAGGGCGAAACATTGTTTTAGGTGGTACAGATTTAACCGCATTTAATCTTACATCAGCAGCACTCTCCATAATTACTAATGTGAAGCTTGCGATCGGCGATACCAGTGTTGGTAGCCTCTCAGTTACAGCCCCCATCACATTCAACACCTCAGCCAACTTAATAGCCTCAGTGATTAATCTCAATGCTGATATCACCACTACTGGTCAAGCGCTCACTCTCACTGGTAATACGCGCCTTAACACCAACATCGCTATCAATAGCAATAACGGCAACATTAGCACCAATGGAACTGTTAATAGTCTGACTGGCAATAACTTTGGATTAACTCTCAATGCGGGTAATGGCAACATCAATCTCAATGGCGCACTTGGGACTAGCGATCGCCTAAGTACCATCAGCTTCAACGCCAGCAATATTGGTCTATCAGGCGGTATTAATACAGTTAATAGCTTGCAGATATCCAATCCAATTACAATTACAGGCAATTCCACCCTCAGCACTCTCAATGGCGATATTAATATTGGTGCGCCGATCAACATTCAAGCAGGGACAGCCGCCAATCTCACTATCAATGCCGCAACAGGCAATGTCACCACTCAAGATATTAACCTCGCCTCTGCTGTAGGGGCTGGCAATAGCCTGACGCTATTAACTCCACAGGGCATCGTGACCACAGGCAATCTCAATGTTGATGGCACATCGGGCGGTAACATCAACATTCAAGCACGCACTGCGATCACGACTGGGACTCTCAGTGCTGTGGGATTATCTGGCAATGGCGGTAATATCTTTCTCGATCCTGACTCAGATATATTTATTGGTCCAGCCAATGCTCAAGGATTTGGAGGTGTTGGCGGGACTGTCGATCTGACATCGAATCGCTTTGTGAGGATTAGTGGAACTTTCGTTGACCAAAATGGATTGGTAGCCAGTGTCAGTACCGCAGGAACAGAAGGGGACGGGGTGATCATCATTCGTCATGATGGTGGCATAAGGTTTGAGCCTTTCAATGTTTTTAGCTCATTGATTAATGGTACTGATGGAGTCCTGACAACTGGCGCAGGAAACACCATCTTTACACCGCGATCGTTTCCTGGTCCCTACACACAGGGCAATATCCAAATCATTACCGCCCCAAATTTCACGATTTTCTTGGCAACGCAGCCTCTCAAAGAGCCTCCTAGAGTGCAGTGGGTAGATGAAGGCGATCGATCCCCCTTCCCTCCTGAAGAGTTTTACACCAGACAGTTTGCTGAGTTTTTCAAAGAGTCAATCTCCGATTACCAATCACCCAAGGCAATGACTCTCACCGAAGTCCAAGAAACCCTACGCCGTGTGCAAAGTGAGACTGGTGTTAACCCCGCACTACTCTATGTCACCTTCATGCCCGATCGCATGGACGAAAGGAAAAAAGATCGTAATTCCCAAGATGTTTGTTACAATCCCCCATCTAAGCCCAACGCTATATCTCCCTCACTAACCGATCTCGAAATCACCAAACTCCCCGACTCCTGCGACATCCTAGAGCTAACTTTAGTCACTGCAAATGGTAAGCCTACTTACAAAACTGTTAAAGTTGGCTCCCAATTTATTAGAAGAAGAGATATTGAGAGTGAGGCAGATGAGCATAGAAGATCTGTTGCGCGTTACGCTGAGGGTGATTCTTTATATGAATACGAACAATCATCACAAAAACTTCACAAGTGGTTAATACAACCATTGAGTAACCATTTAGAGAAGCAAGAGATTAAGAACTTAACGTTTGTCTTGCCTAATAGTCTCCGAAAGATTCCTATTGCAGCAATACAAAAGAGTCGAAATCAGTATCTTGTGCAAAACTATAGCGTGGGATTGATGCCAAGTCTTTCTTTAACGGATACAAGAGTATCTAGAGTCAATAACTACAACTTACGGTTTTTAGGATCTTCGATTTTTAGCAAAGAAAGTGGACTGTCAAATTTACCAAACGTTAAAAAAGAAGCTAGTAATGTCGCTAATATTTGGAACACAATTCCTATTCTGGACAGTGAATTTACTGAAGAAAGCCTAAGAAATTCTAGTGATTTTGGAATTGTCCATATAGCTACACATGCAAAATTTGAAACAAAAACTGGAAAGGGAAGAATTCACTTTTTTGATAGCTTTATAAGCTTAGATCGAATCCGTGAGTTTAATTGGAAAAATGTTAGCATGTTAGTATTGAGCGCTTGTGAAACAACCCAAGGTAATGAAGAATCTGAATTAGGTTTTTCTGGTGCTGCTGTGAGAGCAAATATAAAGTCTGTAATTGGCTCATTGTGGAAATTAGATGATTCTGTAGCTCCTGAATTTATGGAAAAATTTTATCAAGAATTAAAAAATAATCCTGCAATAATTAAAGCTGAAGCATTTAGACGCACTCAAGTTTACATGTTTAGTGATACCAAACAATTTAAATTTCAGCATCCAAAATTTTGGTCTACATTCACTATAATTGGTAATCCTTGGTAA
- a CDS encoding ShlB/FhaC/HecB family hemolysin secretion/activation protein — protein sequence MLFTKLISNYISKIPVFVITIFCYGVTNIAINSNAIAQSAPTSQQPAEDTFTITDVIFSESRIYTDEDWEPYRRAIRWKDDMTVKKIEAILEQLIYELYINKGYITSRVELASNKTDHLHRIVKINILEGGLCNIFPNKSQPTTRLNINYILDRIQIPNTIPLSVNRLEDQLRLLKNDPQFENVEFTLEPSALDEPCQHKPAFPRNSNLFVLVKEANPLSISTSINNYSPPSVGGEQIGVNASHQNLTGMGDRLSFNYNRSFTGGSNVYDFSYTTPLNPMNGSLNLRTALTRSTITEAPFDRFGIAAKSQLYEIQYRQPFIRSFVEEFALSFGFTAKDGQTFLFNNLATPFGFGADVNGITRTSVFSFGQDYLKRDEQGAWFFQSVFKLGTGLVNSTINQSPIPDSRFLNWNFQGQRWQRINDDNLLILQADLQVTPDSLLPSEQFIVGGGQTLRGYRQSARSGDNGLRFSAENRITLQRNGAGQSIFQIAPFFNMGSVWNRDDNPNFLSGKNFLMSFGTGIIWEPLKNLNMRLDYAIPITSIDDRGNNLQDKGINFSFNYKF from the coding sequence ATGTTGTTCACAAAGCTTATATCTAACTACATATCAAAGATTCCTGTATTCGTGATCACGATTTTTTGCTATGGGGTAACCAATATCGCAATTAACTCAAATGCGATCGCGCAATCTGCACCAACTAGCCAACAACCAGCAGAAGATACTTTTACAATTACTGATGTCATATTCAGCGAAAGTCGAATCTATACAGATGAAGATTGGGAACCGTATAGAAGAGCGATTCGATGGAAAGATGACATGACAGTAAAAAAGATAGAAGCTATTCTCGAACAGCTAATTTATGAACTCTATATCAATAAAGGGTATATAACCTCTAGAGTAGAACTTGCGTCAAATAAAACTGATCATCTCCATAGAATTGTGAAGATCAACATATTAGAAGGTGGTTTATGTAATATTTTTCCCAACAAATCACAACCAACAACACGATTAAATATAAACTATATTCTTGATCGCATTCAAATTCCAAATACCATTCCCCTTAGCGTTAATCGACTAGAAGATCAGTTACGACTATTAAAAAACGATCCTCAATTTGAGAATGTGGAATTTACACTAGAACCCTCTGCTCTAGATGAGCCATGTCAACATAAACCAGCTTTTCCAAGAAATTCCAATCTCTTTGTCCTAGTAAAAGAAGCAAATCCATTAAGTATTAGTACTTCTATTAATAATTACTCACCACCCAGTGTGGGCGGCGAGCAGATAGGCGTAAATGCTAGTCATCAAAATCTTACAGGAATGGGCGATCGGCTTAGTTTCAATTACAATCGCTCCTTTACAGGCGGCTCTAATGTCTATGACTTTAGCTACACAACCCCGCTAAACCCGATGAATGGCTCACTAAATTTACGAACTGCACTTACTCGCAGCACAATTACAGAGGCTCCATTTGATCGCTTTGGCATTGCCGCCAAATCACAACTCTACGAAATTCAATATCGCCAGCCCTTCATTCGTTCATTCGTTGAAGAGTTTGCGCTCTCTTTTGGATTTACCGCCAAAGATGGACAAACATTTCTATTTAACAATCTCGCTACTCCCTTTGGATTTGGGGCAGATGTTAATGGCATTACCCGCACCAGCGTATTCAGCTTTGGACAGGACTACCTCAAACGCGACGAACAAGGAGCTTGGTTCTTTCAATCAGTTTTTAAATTAGGAACAGGATTAGTAAACTCTACAATCAATCAGTCCCCGATCCCTGATAGCCGTTTTTTAAATTGGAATTTCCAAGGTCAACGCTGGCAAAGGATAAATGACGATAACCTCTTGATTTTGCAAGCTGACCTCCAAGTAACACCCGATAGCCTCTTACCCTCAGAGCAATTTATCGTTGGCGGCGGACAAACTTTAAGAGGCTACCGCCAAAGTGCAAGATCTGGCGATAATGGACTTCGTTTTTCGGCAGAAAATCGGATCACTTTGCAACGAAATGGCGCAGGTCAATCAATTTTTCAGATTGCTCCATTCTTTAACATGGGTTCTGTCTGGAATCGAGACGACAATCCTAATTTTTTATCAGGGAAAAACTTCTTGATGAGCTTTGGTACGGGAATTATTTGGGAGCCACTCAAAAATTTAAACATGAGACTTGATTATGCGATTCCCATCACATCTATTGATGATCGCGGTAATAATCTCCAAGACAAAGGAATTAACTTTAGTTTTAACTATAAATTTTAG
- a CDS encoding DUF1822 family protein, whose amino-acid sequence MMLILKQEIELESILEDQICLVIPQETQTEIWELLQGYSYPAARWMAYLNRLSLEYIIPYFKQTYGCDIELADNPIRPDSVWEYVNGFALTIDGKRVIVIPSETDSDEFSIPFEWIDIDAWAGEYYLAVQIRPDSGWLRVFGFTTHQQIKQKAEYDKVMRTYTLSQEQIIDDMDVLLTSLAIASNQKAAIPALTAIGQPQKNKYLEALKRPKLYSPRLDLDADHWATFVSDDKLREKLWEMRMRSPLQEMIETGIISISNMLEKMRIHGANFTDSILRESETLLSQPITQPQFVTGFRSPAVLESPKTNTKFRDELSLPSDITVPNLILFIQSNKPDIARIHALQLLGDIGYQNQEAIAFVSGLQGNPQEELSVRREAAVCLGKIDRQHPQSGLRRVQLIDLTYSLGTVNLSLEITIMPIQEHQAHVHFYLTNSQEKKLPNGLKFEAIDSDGDSIFSIQESNREFYQGSFVEDYGGYFWIQIVLDDASVRSEFIV is encoded by the coding sequence ATGATGTTAATTCTAAAACAAGAGATTGAACTTGAATCTATTCTTGAAGACCAGATATGTTTGGTTATTCCTCAAGAAACTCAAACAGAAATATGGGAATTATTACAGGGCTATTCCTATCCTGCGGCAAGGTGGATGGCTTATCTCAATCGCTTGAGCTTGGAGTATATAATTCCATACTTTAAACAAACCTATGGCTGTGATATTGAGTTGGCGGATAATCCGATTAGACCTGATAGCGTTTGGGAATATGTGAATGGCTTTGCACTAACTATCGATGGTAAGCGGGTAATCGTGATTCCTAGTGAAACGGATAGTGATGAGTTTTCGATACCCTTTGAATGGATAGATATTGATGCGTGGGCTGGGGAATATTATCTGGCGGTGCAGATTCGTCCTGATAGTGGTTGGTTACGAGTATTTGGTTTTACGACCCATCAGCAGATTAAACAAAAGGCTGAGTATGACAAGGTTATGCGTACTTATACTTTGTCGCAGGAGCAAATCATTGATGACATGGATGTTTTGTTGACATCTTTGGCGATCGCCTCTAACCAAAAAGCCGCAATTCCTGCTCTCACTGCGATCGGTCAACCTCAAAAGAATAAATACTTGGAGGCTCTCAAGCGCCCTAAGTTATATTCCCCACGTCTTGATCTAGATGCCGATCATTGGGCAACTTTTGTGAGTGATGATAAGTTACGGGAAAAGCTGTGGGAGATGAGAATGCGATCGCCATTGCAAGAAATGATTGAAACTGGAATTATTTCTATAAGTAATATGCTTGAAAAAATGAGAATACATGGTGCTAATTTTACCGATAGCATTCTACGCGAATCTGAAACTTTGCTGTCTCAACCTATAACCCAGCCGCAGTTTGTAACAGGCTTCAGAAGTCCCGCCGTGCTAGAAAGTCCAAAAACTAATACTAAATTTAGGGATGAGTTATCTTTGCCTAGCGATATTACAGTTCCTAATCTAATTCTATTCATTCAGTCAAATAAACCTGATATTGCCAGAATCCATGCTTTGCAGCTATTAGGTGATATCGGTTATCAAAATCAAGAGGCGATCGCTTTTGTAAGTGGATTGCAAGGTAATCCTCAAGAGGAGTTGTCAGTTCGCCGTGAAGCTGCTGTTTGTCTCGGTAAAATTGATCGACAACATCCTCAATCAGGGCTAAGAAGAGTTCAGTTAATTGACTTAACCTATAGTTTAGGGACAGTTAATTTATCTCTTGAAATTACAATTATGCCTATTCAAGAGCATCAAGCCCATGTCCATTTTTATTTAACGAACTCTCAAGAGAAGAAATTACCTAATGGGCTTAAGTTTGAGGCGATCGATAGTGATGGGGACAGTATATTTAGTATTCAAGAGTCAAATAGAGAATTTTATCAGGGTAGTTTTGTAGAGGATTATGGCGGCTATTTTTGGATTCAAATTGTCCTTGATGATGCAAGTGTAAGGTCAGAATTTATTGTATAG
- a CDS encoding CHASE2 domain-containing protein, giving the protein MKKDQRDAFFKAMKAWLFPPQPKPQIFLNLLTTGDDFLSPQKIKVSLQVERLEIALTSANITEKLASDFREWNLNYPSYAIWKEVFDLLNILILFIGNDFPNLFYHLPQQINSDKDNISIYSFYYRLILLVCKVEVGRYIDTGAFRKPQKTVGEQSSGSRTEHIIEDAGERVKRSINDLFDSKDFKEVREQLIKLLPSEDQPQPDVYIRYDDPMLAMLPLHLWDEFQSRNIEPVFCSLKTSIQNKSFKKKQKPRILLILGDFVDIKNENEKLNWQIFYPDAEIKVLEMLNAKGISDALWKEKWDVLYFGGHSTTQERKGILYLKDDVSITLGDFRKGLARAAKNGLQLAIFNSCISLGAAADLQNAGIPMVIATRHLMHNLIAPEFLELFLDAYINDDRSIKEAVWYARERLKTDSNYFPCADFLPVVFQIPTATIQPKASPLVAIVTSFFVTCLVFFLHTQGIFQAAELSLYDHMMDIRKPAQVDRDIVVVRVTPEDEEMQIREGENLEGNSISDKYLVKLLDKLDQEKPKVIGMTFMRLNLKSDSYDNKKLVSRMLNDVEPRLVAICAMGIPGSERDYFPQPMDKKNPTNQTVINPEYRDPRVGFSNSYPDVNYSERIRRLMLVKITTKDACGEQAIKSFALRLVLNHLDISDKDVMIKAPKNRVFLEYKGIKIENIIEQQGGYQIDPSLSVNPNSKDLPKNLSILFNYKNYKNKIDVVEFSLESILSGRHTSLKDKVVIIGGTDKDNVALNNLGYHVLSTDYLLRIFRGGDHVLIGSENNLTFLICLLNTLGVTYIITDLFINCNYNRFLLILSAFAFHATLIFWIHFITLISMSLWIPSVPTYISSTLSCIILIIYLQYSNYKPTHQ; this is encoded by the coding sequence ATGAAAAAAGACCAAAGAGACGCATTTTTCAAGGCAATGAAAGCTTGGCTCTTCCCACCGCAGCCTAAACCACAGATATTCCTAAACTTGCTAACTACAGGTGACGACTTTCTATCACCTCAAAAGATTAAAGTCTCACTACAGGTCGAGCGTTTGGAAATAGCTTTGACAAGTGCGAATATCACAGAGAAACTTGCTAGTGATTTTAGAGAATGGAATTTGAACTATCCATCATATGCTATATGGAAAGAAGTATTTGATTTACTAAACATTTTGATACTTTTTATAGGCAATGATTTCCCCAACCTCTTTTATCATCTACCTCAACAAATTAACAGTGATAAAGATAATATAAGTATTTACTCTTTTTACTATCGTTTGATTTTGCTTGTTTGTAAAGTTGAAGTAGGAAGATATATTGATACTGGTGCATTTAGAAAACCTCAGAAAACTGTTGGAGAGCAGTCTAGTGGCTCACGAACGGAACATATTATTGAAGATGCAGGTGAGAGAGTAAAACGAAGTATAAATGATTTGTTTGATAGTAAGGATTTTAAGGAGGTTAGAGAACAACTTATTAAATTATTACCTTCAGAAGATCAGCCTCAGCCAGATGTATATATTCGCTATGATGATCCAATGCTGGCAATGTTGCCATTGCACTTATGGGATGAATTTCAATCAAGAAATATCGAACCAGTTTTTTGCAGTCTGAAGACTAGTATTCAAAATAAATCGTTTAAGAAAAAGCAAAAACCACGAATTCTTCTAATTTTAGGTGACTTTGTTGATATCAAGAACGAGAATGAGAAGCTGAACTGGCAAATTTTTTATCCAGATGCAGAGATAAAAGTTCTTGAAATGCTCAATGCAAAGGGAATAAGTGATGCGTTATGGAAAGAAAAGTGGGATGTCTTGTACTTTGGTGGACATAGTACTACACAAGAACGTAAAGGTATTCTTTATCTAAAAGATGATGTCTCAATTACTTTGGGTGACTTTAGGAAAGGTTTAGCAAGGGCTGCTAAGAATGGTTTGCAGTTAGCTATTTTCAACTCCTGTATTAGTCTTGGGGCTGCGGCAGATCTGCAAAATGCAGGAATACCTATGGTTATTGCAACTAGGCACTTGATGCACAATCTAATAGCGCCAGAATTTCTTGAGCTTTTTTTAGATGCTTATATCAATGATGACAGATCTATTAAGGAGGCAGTCTGGTATGCGAGAGAAAGATTAAAAACTGATAGCAATTATTTCCCTTGTGCTGATTTTTTGCCAGTCGTTTTTCAAATACCTACTGCTACTATTCAACCTAAAGCATCACCATTAGTGGCGATCGTCACTTCATTCTTCGTTACTTGCCTAGTCTTCTTTCTCCATACCCAAGGCATATTCCAAGCAGCCGAACTATCTCTATACGATCACATGATGGATATTCGCAAACCTGCACAGGTTGATCGTGACATTGTAGTAGTAAGGGTAACTCCTGAAGATGAAGAAATGCAAATTAGGGAAGGAGAAAATTTAGAGGGAAACTCAATTAGTGATAAATATCTTGTGAAACTTTTAGATAAGCTTGATCAAGAGAAACCTAAAGTAATTGGTATGACATTTATGAGACTTAATCTGAAGTCTGACTCCTATGATAATAAAAAGCTTGTATCCAGAATGCTTAATGATGTAGAGCCTAGGTTGGTTGCAATTTGTGCTATGGGAATACCAGGTTCTGAGAGAGATTATTTTCCACAACCTATGGATAAAAAAAATCCAACTAATCAGACAGTAATTAACCCTGAATATAGAGATCCTAGAGTTGGATTTTCAAACTCATATCCTGATGTAAATTATTCTGAAAGAATAAGACGCTTGATGCTTGTAAAGATAACGACCAAAGATGCTTGTGGCGAACAAGCAATTAAATCATTTGCATTAAGGTTAGTCTTAAATCATTTAGATATTTCAGACAAAGACGTAATGATTAAGGCTCCTAAAAATCGTGTTTTTTTAGAATATAAAGGTATAAAAATTGAAAATATTATTGAACAACAAGGAGGGTATCAGATTGATCCTTCACTATCCGTAAATCCTAATTCTAAAGATTTGCCAAAAAACTTATCTATTCTTTTTAACTATAAGAACTATAAAAATAAAATCGATGTAGTAGAGTTTTCTTTGGAATCTATATTGTCTGGCAGACATACTTCATTAAAAGATAAGGTTGTGATTATTGGCGGTACAGACAAAGACAATGTAGCTCTGAATAACTTAGGCTACCATGTTTTATCGACTGATTATTTATTGAGAATTTTTAGAGGTGGTGATCATGTGTTGATTGGCTCTGAAAATAACTTAACATTTCTAATTTGCCTTCTAAATACTCTTGGTGTCACTTATATAATTACAGATCTATTTATTAACTGTAATTATAATAGATTTTTATTGATTCTAAGTGCATTTGCTTTTCATGCAACACTTATATTCTGGATACATTTCATTACTTTAATTAGTATGTCACTGTGGATTCCAAGTGTGCCAACTTACATCAGCTCAACTCTATCCTGTATAATTTTGATAATATATTTGCAATATTCAAACTATAAACCAACACACCAATAA